The Streptomyces laurentii region CGAGGAAGATGTTGCCGACGCCCGCCACGAGTGTGCGGGGGGCGGGACGCGGCTCGTCCCGGGCCTCGGGGTCGAGGCCGGTACCGGGGTCGTGGTCGGGGTCTCGCCTGGGGCCGTTCACACGTCCTCCAAGGGCCGCACCTCGTCGGGCTGGAAGTAGAGGAACCGGCCCTGTTCGCGCCGGATGTCGGCACCCGGGTCGTCCTCCACGGTCACCGCGATGTGCACCCCGCCGTCGACGTCGTGCAGCACGGCCTCGACCAGGGCGGCCCGACCGTCCACGAACAGATCCTGGGCGTCCGTACGGCGCAGCCGCGGCCGCAACAGGACCCTGCTGCCCGCGCGCACAGCCTGCCCCGCGACGAGGACGTGGTCCCGGTCCGGGTCGACGGTCGGGTCGCCGGCCGGATCCCACCACGGGGTGTCCGGTACGAGCGGGTCGGCGCCCGCGGGCTCGGCGGGCCGGGCGATCTCCCGCAGTCCGCGTACCGCGCCGTGCAGGCGTTCCCACACCTCCTGCGGCAGGGTGTCCGCCAGGTCGATCACGGCCGCGGCCCGCGCGTCGGTCCCCCGGGCCTCGCGTTTCTCCTCGTCGGTGAGGGCCGTGGTACGCAGCGCGAGGATCTCGTCGATCTCGGTGGCGTCGTAGAAGGCTCCCGGGCTCTCGGGGGCGATGGCCGGGTGGTCGTCGAGGATGATCGGCGAGGAGAGCACGAGGTCGGCACGGCCGGGTTCACCGGCCAGTACGGGCCAGGTGTGCCGGTTGTCGCAGGACGCCACGGCTCCTCTCGCCCACTCCGGCGGGTCGGTCAGGGACAGGAAGGAGCCGGCGTCGAGCCGGAGCAGGGTGTGCGTGGCGACCAGCGAGTACGCGAGCGCCGCCTGCCGGTCGTCACCGGGCAGCGGACTCCAGGAACCGGCGTTCTCGACCGTGACGGACAGCTTCCGGACCCGGTACGGGCCGTCGAGTTCCGCCACCGAGATCCGCAGGACACCGCTGATCTCCTCGCGTCGGCGCACCAGTCGGCCGCGCACTCGCCCGTCGGCGTCGACGACCTCCTCGGTCTCCTCGGCGGCGGGGCGGCTGAACGGCACGGTGATGCCCTCGCCGTCGAGCCCGTCCGGCCCGCCCGGTCCGCTGGACCCGCCCGGTCCACTGGATCCGTCCGGTCCGCCCGGCGCGTCCACGGGGACGGTGAGGGTGATCCGCTCCTCGACGCCCTCGTCCCAGGTCGTCAACGTCCGGTCCGTCAGGCGCAGTTCGGGGACCGGCGCGTACGTGCCGTCCTCGCGGAGTGCCTCCGCGGTCCGCCGCCGGACGTGCAGGAAGCGGACCTCGACCGCGAGTTCGGCACCGGGCCGGGGCTCCATCAGGCATTCGGTGTGCTGCCGGGCATGCTCTCCGGCGGCGTTCCAGGACGGCGGTACGAGGACGCCGAACTGCCAGCGGAACCTGTTCTTGGCGGCCGACGCCCGGTACGGGTAGAGCACGTACCCCTCGAAGAGGACCGCGTCGGCGGCCTGCCGGGCGACGGCGAACCGCGCCTCCGTATCGGGGGTGAAGACGGTGGTGGTGGTCATCGGGTGCGCTCCCCCGTCCCTTCGAGCAGGGCCTCGACGGTGGCCTGCCAGGACGGCAGGGCTTGGCGGGACCGATAGGCGAGCAGCGCGTCCATCGCGTCGCCCGGGAGCCGGATCCAGCCGCAGCCCGGGAAGTGCTGGTCCATCATCTCGCGCCAGACCCGTACGGGCATCCGGTGGACGACCTCCTTGTCCCAGGGCACGGGTTCGACGTGGAAGCCGCCCGCGCCCGTGAAGGCGGTGCCGGAGAACAGCAGGAGCAGCGGCACCTCGCCGCCTTCGAGCGCCCGGAAGTACCGGGTCGCGGCGATGTCGACGTCGTAGGTGCAGGGCACGACGAGATCGGTCTCGATCTCGCCGGTGAAGCCCGGGACCATCACGGAGACCTGGGCGAACTGCACCGGGTTGAGGCTGGATTCCCACCGGGAGCGGTCGCCGAACAGGTCGCCCAGGGCCTCGGCCTCCCGGTCGTCGTATCCGCGCCGGGCTGGTTCGACGCGGATCTGGCAGCGCAGCGCGAGCGCGTGCACCCGGGTGCCCGGGGTCGCGGTGACGCGCAGCCGGAACACGAGCGTCGGCCCGGCCGCGTAGGCGTCGGCGCGCACGCCCGTACAGGCGAAGGAGAACTCGGTCACGGCCGGCTCCCCCGCTCGTCACGCACCCACTCGTCACGCGCCTGTACGTCACACGTCCGCTCGTCACGCGCCCGTCCGCGCACGCGGGCGAAGACGGCGTCGAGGTCGGACCGTGCCTCGGCCCCGCCGTCGAAGCCGCGCCAGTGCAGGCGCATACGGCCCACCAGTTCGTAGCAGACGTCGATCGGCACCAGGAAGCACTCCGTGCGCCCGCCGTGGCGGCGCAACAACAGCGCCTCCACGTCCGGTTCCAGGCCGGCGGCAAGCCGGGTGGCGTCCCGTACGGACTGCCAGGCGGGGTCCTCCAGTTCGCTCTCGGTGGCCCCGGCCGGGCTCGGGTAGAGCGCCACCGCCCGGCCGAGGGCGGAGTTGCGGAAGAGGAAGGCGACCGAGACCGGAATCCGCAGCGCCTCCCACACCGTGTCGTCGACGCGGTGGGCCGGGTCGGCGAGGAAGCGGTCCGGGACGGCCCGGAAGCGACCGCGTGGGAAGGTCGAGGGGTCGGTCGAAGGGCTGGTGGAAGGTCCGGTCGAGGGGCCGGTGGAGCGGTCCATGAGCTGGGCGCACGGGCCGCAGGCGCAGACCAGGCTCCGCTGGTCGGTGTCGGCCAGATGGCGGTGCCGGCCGTCGGCGAGCCGTGTTCCGCACAGTTCGCAGCGTTCCTCCCGCGGCGGGCGCGGCGTGGTGAAGCGGCGCAGGCCGGTGGGGGCCGGTCCGGCGCCCGCGCGGGTCGCCAGGCCGGTCGGGAGTCCGGGGGAAAGGCCGGTGGAAGGGCTGTTCGGAAGGCCCGTCACGCGACACCGCCCGGTGCGAGGCCGGGGCCGCCCTGGTTCGCGTACGACGGGCGGGCACCGATCTGGAGCAGGGCGGGCTCGCGCGCCTCGGCCGGTTCCAGTTCGACGCCGGTCACTTCCGGGGCGAAGCAGGCGAGGGCGTCCAGCGCCGCCTGCCGCGTCGCGTCCCGGGTCGCGTCCGGGGTGCTACCGCATCCGCAGCCGGAGGACACCGCGACGCTCAGTCTGAGCACCCCGCTCGCCGTGTCGAACCCGGCGTTGCGTACCGGCTGCGGCAGTCCGGCCAGCGCCCGGTCGATGCGGCTCGGCAGATCCTCCGGGTGCAGTCCGTGCAGGTGGAGCAGGCTCGCGACGAGCGCGTCGGCGAGCAGGGGGCCCAGCGGCGCGGCCGGGGCACCGGAGTTCCCCGAGTTCCCGGAGGACCCTGGTGTGTCGGACGTACCGGGGCTCCGCTGTCCGAGCAGTTCGACGACCCGGGCGAGGGCGCTGCCGTAGAACTCCATCAGGACCCGTACGACGTCCTCGGCCGCCTCGACGGTCGCGGCGTCCCCTTTCTCCGCCAGCCGGTCGAGGACC contains the following coding sequences:
- a CDS encoding phage head-tail adaptor (identified by MetaGeneAnnotator; putative;~phage head-tail adaptor [Streptomyces griseoflavus Tu4000]), with protein sequence MTTTTVFTPDTEARFAVARQAADAVLFEGYVLYPYRASAAKNRFRWQFGVLVPPSWNAAGEHARQHTECLMEPRPGAELAVEVRFLHVRRRTAEALREDGTYAPVPELRLTDRTLTTWDEGVEERITLTVPVDAPGGPDGSSGPGGSSGPGGPDGLDGEGITVPFSRPAAEETEEVVDADGRVRGRLVRRREEISGVLRISVAELDGPYRVRKLSVTVENAGSWSPLPGDDRQAALAYSLVATHTLLRLDAGSFLSLTDPPEWARGAVASCDNRHTWPVLAGEPGRADLVLSSPIILDDHPAIAPESPGAFYDATEIDEILALRTTALTDEEKREARGTDARAAAVIDLADTLPQEVWERLHGAVRGLREIARPAEPAGADPLVPDTPWWDPAGDPTVDPDRDHVLVAGQAVRAGSRVLLRPRLRRTDAQDLFVDGRAALVEAVLHDVDGGVHIAVTVEDDPGADIRREQGRFLYFQPDEVRPLEDV
- a CDS encoding hypothetical protein (identified by MetaGeneAnnotator; putative;~sequence version:1), whose amino-acid sequence is MTEFSFACTGVRADAYAAGPTLVFRLRVTATPGTRVHALALRCQIRVEPARRGYDDREAEALGDLFGDRSRWESSLNPVQFAQVSVMVPGFTGEIETDLVVPCTYDVDIAATRYFRALEGGEVPLLLLFSGTAFTGAGGFHVEPVPWDKEVVHRMPVRVWREMMDQHFPGCGWIRLPGDAMDALLAYRSRQALPSWQATVEALLEGTGERTR
- a CDS encoding hypothetical protein (identified by MetaGeneAnnotator; putative;~sequence version:1), giving the protein MTGLPNSPSTGLSPGLPTGLATRAGAGPAPTGLRRFTTPRPPREERCELCGTRLADGRHRHLADTDQRSLVCACGPCAQLMDRSTGPSTGPSTSPSTDPSTFPRGRFRAVPDRFLADPAHRVDDTVWEALRIPVSVAFLFRNSALGRAVALYPSPAGATESELEDPAWQSVRDATRLAAGLEPDVEALLLRRHGGRTECFLVPIDVCYELVGRMRLHWRGFDGGAEARSDLDAVFARVRGRARDERTCDVQARDEWVRDERGSRP
- a CDS encoding hypothetical protein (identified by MetaGeneAnnotator; putative;~sequence version:1); translated protein: MSAVTAEQAGRRVEEVLDRLAEKGDAATVEAAEDVVRVLMEFYGSALARVVELLGQRSPGTSDTPGSSGNSGNSGAPAAPLGPLLADALVASLLHLHGLHPEDLPSRIDRALAGLPQPVRNAGFDTASGVLRLSVAVSSGCGCGSTPDATRDATRQAALDALACFAPEVTGVELEPAEAREPALLQIGARPSYANQGGPGLAPGGVA